The following nucleotide sequence is from Barnesiella viscericola DSM 18177.
CTCTACCCGACCGTAGGTAAAGGCGAACTTGCCTTTGGTAACGACACTGGCCGAGGTGATGGGAATAATCGTATCGGCCCGATAGCCGTGCGAACCGCCGGCACTCCAAGGTTTCTCGTAGAGGGCATTCTCGATGACCGAGCTGTCGTTGCGGCAAACGATGTGCAGATAACCGCCGTCCATGTAGCAATTCTCCTTGCGGGCTACCGTATAGTATTGCTCCTCGCCGTTGCGGGTATAGCCCTCTTCATATCCCCACTTGCTGTCGTCGAGCAGACCGGTACCGTCGAACTCATCGGAGAAGACGAGTTTGGTATAGTTCCGGGGAATCTTTACCGACTTCAAGTTACCGTTGTTGTCGCATTCGAGGCTCCATTGGGTACCGTCGTCCGATTTGAGCAGCAGGGCTTTCTCGGCCGAGAGGGCATAAGGCACGGAGGCCAGCTCCTGAGTCGTGGTAAAAGTCCGCTCGCCTGTACCCGTCAAGTCGAGTTCGACCTTGATCGACACTTTTCCCCACCAGTCAACGGCATCGAACGAGCCTTCAAGCGGAGCACCTTCGCCCACTTGCAGGCTCACCAGTCCGTTGGCATCGCTCTCGGTGGTTTGAGTCTCGCTGTACAGCAGCTGCGGGTCGGCATCGGAACGGGAAGAGATTGTGCGCTGGATATAGAAACGCACCGTCACCTCCTGATTGGGCACGGGGTTGCCTTCGGCATCACGCACCACGGTTTGGTAGGGTATCCCCTTTATGGTTTGGGCACTCAGATTGGTCACCGAAAAGAGGGCAACCGCCAATATGGCCAAAATTATTCTTTTCATCTGTTACTTATTTTTTTAGAATCAGAACCGAGCGGGCTCCTTTTTCATTCTCAACTTTCAATATATACTCACCGGCTTCTCTGTCGGAGAAAGCAATCACAGCCTGTTGGGCTTCGGGCAAACGGCCCGAGTCGAGCAGACGTCCCTGCACGTCATACAGATACCAGGTGCTGCCCTCAGCCTCGGAGAGCGTGAGGTACAGTTCATCGGCCACGGGATTGGGACCTACCTTCAAATCGAGATTATCGTTCTTGACCGAGAAGATGCCCGAGGTGGGAGCGACAAACGGCTGGTTGAATCCTTGGGAGAACCGAACTACGTTGGAACGCATGACCGACTCGGTGAATACCTCGCCCAGGGTCCAAACGAGTGTCTCGTTACCGCCTCCGGCCGTGGCTACTACCGACTGGGCTGCAACCCGACCACCCATGACCGAGGCGATACCTATTAATAATAGTATGGTTTTTCTCATAGAATCTTTCCCTCCTGCTTATTCGGTTACGGCTTCGGTCGTGATGGTTCCGTCGTTGGCCACCTTGATGCGCCACAATTTTCCGTCGGGCGATTTGATGTGTACGTTATCGGCTACTACGGCACACTTGGCATAGGGCACGCTCAACAACTGTTGGGTTCCCATGCTCACATAGCCGGTACCCCGGTCGACCTGGGTCTCGAAGAAATAGTTATCGGCACTCCAATCGATGTCGTAGAAGGTCTCGGTGCGGGAACTGTTGACCCCCTCGCCTACCTTGAAGGTAATGATTCCCGAAGCATTGCTCGATGTGGTGTGGGTCTCTTCATACACCACCGCACCATCGGCTGTACCCTGGTGAATGCACACCTTCACTTCGAGGGGTTCATTGGCGGCCACGCTGCCATCGTTGTTGCGCATGACGGCTTGATATTGGAACGAATTCGGGACCTGAGCAGCTGCGCCCAAGATTCCCAAGAAGACGGTCAAAATCGAAATAATTCTCTTTTTCATGAATACTAATTTAAAATTTATGGTTCTACAAAAAGTGTCGGCACGCTGTGCTTTTCAACAAGACAAATGTAAATTGAATCTCCACAATGTTTTTACAGCGAATATTATATTGTTTGAAGTTTTGCATTCGCCCTTGAAGATTTGTAGCAGAAACTTAAACTTATGTTGCATTTGAGCCCATGTGGGCGTAAAAACGACTTCCGACAGGTTATTTTTGGCACGAACTCCTGCAACCGGATGCTGACTGTTGCCGTCGACAAGAGCCACTGTCAACGGCATAATTATCGCTCTCCGGACTGTCATTTATCAAAAAAAAGGTGTATCAAACGATACACCTTAACGATAGACTTTCACATAATCGATCACATACTCCTGAGGTAACCCTTCGAGGTCGACACCCTGGCTGCCTCCCCAGCCTCCACCGAAAGCAAAATTGAGTATGAGGTAAAAGGGCTGGTCGAAGGGCCAGGCTTCCCAACCCTCTTCGTCCTTGACCACCGAATAGGTCTCGACTCCGTCGAGGTACCAGGTGAGCTTGTCGGCCCGCCATTCAAAACCATAGAGGTGAAAGTCGGTGGCCACGGTGGCACAATCGACCGTGTGGCGCTTCTGGTTGTTCTTGGTGTGGTTGTATTTCTCGGTGTGTATGGCGTAGTGCACCTTGGGCAGGTCGTAGCCCACATTCTCCATAATATCCAACTC
It contains:
- a CDS encoding family 16 glycosylhydrolase, yielding MKRIILAILAVALFSVTNLSAQTIKGIPYQTVVRDAEGNPVPNQEVTVRFYIQRTISSRSDADPQLLYSETQTTESDANGLVSLQVGEGAPLEGSFDAVDWWGKVSIKVELDLTGTGERTFTTTQELASVPYALSAEKALLLKSDDGTQWSLECDNNGNLKSVKIPRNYTKLVFSDEFDGTGLLDDSKWGYEEGYTRNGEEQYYTVARKENCYMDGGYLHIVCRNDSSVIENALYEKPWSAGGSHGYRADTIIPITSASVVTKGKFAFTYGRVEVRAKLPVCLGSWPAIWMFPQDRSDWPACGEIDIIEHVGYDPDNIYFTVHSTEFNGNNQPNRYASSAHIDNPDDWHVYAFEWHPDRLMWYIDDELQFTVLRGRTYSDSNWPFNKDFYLLLNFAFGGGWGGREGIDVTALPMEYVIDYVRIYQ
- a CDS encoding T9SS type A sorting domain-containing protein, with product MRKTILLLIGIASVMGGRVAAQSVVATAGGGNETLVWTLGEVFTESVMRSNVVRFSQGFNQPFVAPTSGIFSVKNDNLDLKVGPNPVADELYLTLSEAEGSTWYLYDVQGRLLDSGRLPEAQQAVIAFSDREAGEYILKVENEKGARSVLILKK